From the Luteolibacter arcticus genome, one window contains:
- the mnmE gene encoding tRNA uridine-5-carboxymethylaminomethyl(34) synthesis GTPase MnmE, which translates to MTASTTETIVALASGGGTAAVALIRLSGPQAEEIADRACRGAAGRAEERRATRAKVRDAEGRVLDDVLLTVFRDSRSFTGEPVVEIACHGGRLVTRRVLERLLECGARSAGPGEFTERAFLHGKLDLTQAEAIMDLISAQSDLALRAAHEQLEGGIGREAVRLREDLIGVVAHLEAWIDFPEEDIDPDTGALFMARVAAARDGITKLLATAEQGRILREGVRTVICGRPNAGKSSLLNLLLGSERAIVSDEAGTTRDTIEETIILDGVPLRLVDTAGLRAEAGGVEQEGIRRTLHEAGRADLLLVVRDASLPAAESAVELPESNRTVTVLNKSDLGEHADWSDHGGVRLSCNTGVGLDQLRRVIREALDLGEADWGEHAVAINTRHRDCLRRADESLEAAEVLLESAAAPELAALELRGALDALGEIVGKVDTEAILGAIFSQFCIGK; encoded by the coding sequence ATGACCGCGTCCACCACCGAGACCATTGTGGCGCTCGCCAGCGGCGGCGGCACCGCGGCGGTTGCCCTGATCCGCCTTTCCGGTCCGCAGGCAGAGGAAATCGCCGACCGCGCTTGTCGCGGGGCCGCGGGCCGCGCCGAAGAACGCCGGGCCACCCGCGCCAAGGTCCGCGACGCCGAGGGACGCGTGCTTGATGATGTCCTTCTGACCGTCTTTCGCGACAGCCGTAGCTTCACGGGCGAACCGGTCGTTGAGATTGCCTGCCACGGTGGCCGCCTCGTTACCCGCCGGGTGCTGGAGCGATTGTTGGAGTGTGGTGCACGATCTGCCGGTCCCGGCGAGTTCACCGAGCGCGCTTTCCTTCACGGCAAGCTCGACCTGACCCAGGCCGAGGCGATCATGGATCTGATCTCGGCGCAGAGCGATCTGGCCCTGCGCGCCGCCCATGAGCAGCTAGAAGGCGGCATCGGTCGCGAGGCCGTCCGCTTGCGGGAGGATCTCATCGGCGTGGTCGCCCACCTTGAGGCGTGGATCGACTTTCCGGAGGAGGACATCGATCCCGACACCGGCGCTCTATTCATGGCCCGCGTGGCCGCCGCCCGTGACGGGATTACGAAGCTGCTCGCCACGGCAGAGCAGGGGAGAATCCTCCGCGAAGGCGTCCGCACGGTCATCTGTGGCCGGCCCAATGCGGGCAAATCCAGCCTGCTCAATCTCCTGCTCGGCAGCGAGCGTGCCATCGTCAGCGACGAAGCGGGGACCACCCGCGATACCATCGAGGAAACGATCATTCTCGATGGAGTGCCGCTCCGCCTGGTCGATACCGCCGGCCTGCGCGCGGAAGCCGGTGGCGTGGAGCAGGAGGGGATCCGCCGCACGCTTCATGAGGCCGGCCGGGCCGATCTCCTGCTGGTCGTGCGCGACGCCTCGCTGCCTGCCGCCGAAAGCGCCGTCGAGCTGCCGGAGAGCAACCGCACTGTAACCGTTCTCAACAAGTCCGACCTCGGCGAACATGCCGACTGGTCGGACCACGGCGGTGTCCGGCTTTCATGCAATACGGGCGTCGGCCTCGATCAGCTCCGCCGCGTCATCCGCGAGGCGCTCGACCTCGGCGAGGCCGACTGGGGTGAACACGCGGTGGCGATCAATACCCGCCACCGCGACTGCCTGCGCCGCGCCGACGAATCGTTGGAGGCGGCGGAGGTCTTGCTAGAAAGCGCCGCTGCGCCTGAACTCGCCGCGCTAGAACTGCGGGGCGCTCTCGATGCCCTAGGCGAGATTGTTGGTAAGGTGGATACCGAGGCCATCCTCGGTGCCATTTTCAGCCAGTTTTGTATCGGGAAGTAG
- the hisC gene encoding histidinol-phosphate transaminase, whose translation MAIEQFANRFVCDLIAYEPGKPIDETARELGLDPSDIVKVASNENPLGPSPLAKEAMRKALDESHIYPDGGGWKLRSAIAKKFDLELSNVVLGNGSNEIIEILCHSFLNPKAELIAAEHAFVVYKLMATLFGAKYVEVADPGFVHDLEGMADAITPDTRLLFIANPNNPTGTMVGQEALDRFMARVPEHVVVAFDEAYHEFLDDAPDVIKYIREGRNVCVLRTCSKIHGLAALRIGYGLAPKHLAEVLQKARQPFNTNAIAQAGALAALEDADHVNKTKAINKEGLAFYEAAFRERGLEFVPSVANFILVKVGEGDRVFRDMLKHGVIIRAMSGYKLPDWVRISIGTPAQNRRCLEVLDSVLSAAAV comes from the coding sequence ATGGCCATCGAGCAATTCGCCAACCGCTTCGTCTGCGACCTGATCGCTTACGAGCCCGGAAAACCGATCGACGAGACCGCACGCGAGCTGGGACTGGATCCCTCCGACATCGTCAAGGTCGCCTCCAATGAGAACCCGCTGGGCCCGTCGCCGCTGGCGAAGGAAGCCATGCGCAAGGCGCTCGACGAGTCGCACATTTACCCGGATGGCGGCGGCTGGAAGCTGCGCAGCGCCATCGCGAAGAAGTTCGACCTGGAGCTTTCCAATGTGGTGCTCGGCAACGGCTCCAACGAGATCATCGAGATCCTTTGCCACAGCTTTCTCAATCCGAAGGCCGAGCTGATTGCCGCCGAGCACGCCTTCGTCGTCTACAAGCTGATGGCCACGCTGTTTGGCGCGAAATACGTGGAAGTGGCGGATCCCGGGTTTGTTCACGATCTCGAAGGGATGGCGGACGCGATCACGCCGGACACGCGGCTTTTGTTCATTGCCAATCCCAACAATCCCACCGGCACGATGGTCGGCCAAGAGGCGCTCGACCGATTCATGGCCCGGGTGCCGGAGCACGTGGTGGTGGCCTTCGACGAGGCCTACCACGAGTTCCTCGACGATGCCCCGGATGTCATCAAATACATCCGCGAAGGCCGCAATGTCTGCGTGCTGCGGACCTGCTCGAAGATCCACGGCCTCGCCGCGCTGCGGATCGGCTACGGGCTCGCGCCGAAGCACCTCGCCGAAGTCCTCCAAAAGGCACGCCAGCCTTTCAACACAAACGCCATCGCCCAAGCCGGCGCGCTCGCCGCGTTGGAGGATGCCGACCACGTCAACAAGACCAAGGCGATCAACAAGGAAGGTCTCGCCTTTTACGAGGCTGCTTTCCGCGAGCGCGGGCTGGAGTTCGTCCCGAGCGTGGCGAATTTCATCCTCGTGAAGGTCGGCGAAGGCGACCGGGTGTTCCGCGACATGCTCAAGCACGGCGTGATCATCCGTGCCATGAGTGGCTACAAGCTGCCGGACTGGGTCCGCATTTCCATCGGCACGCCGGCGCAGAACCGCCGCTGCCTGGAGGTGCTCGACAGTGTGCTATCAGCCGCAGCCGTCTAA
- a CDS encoding DUF2752 domain-containing protein codes for MQRPWTLLAVAGVAGALLLRVSSSWWSTALPGCLIHEWTGLSCPGCGGTRCAVRLLQGDLAGALTMNAAVVLIAAAGFGVVGRAVWREWKGQPVHGVPPWLAWSLAGLVVVFGLVRNLPWWPFTLLVPS; via the coding sequence GTGCAGCGCCCCTGGACCTTGCTGGCAGTGGCCGGCGTGGCGGGTGCGCTGCTCCTTCGCGTGTCGAGTTCCTGGTGGTCCACGGCCTTGCCGGGCTGCCTGATCCATGAGTGGACGGGCCTGAGCTGTCCCGGCTGCGGAGGGACGCGTTGCGCGGTGCGTTTGCTGCAGGGCGATCTGGCCGGCGCGTTGACGATGAATGCCGCGGTGGTGCTGATCGCCGCCGCGGGATTTGGCGTGGTCGGCAGGGCGGTGTGGCGTGAGTGGAAGGGGCAACCGGTCCATGGCGTGCCGCCGTGGCTCGCGTGGTCGTTGGCGGGGCTCGTGGTGGTTTTCGGCCTGGTGCGCAACCTGCCGTGGTGGCCCTTCACGCTGTTGGTTCCGTCGTGA
- a CDS encoding GYF domain-containing protein — protein sequence MNWFYAKNGSQQGPLSTEDMKSRIAMGEIGPNDLGWCEGMSDWLPVGQIPQLKIEAPVREEGPPPSVFGGAPSPYQAPSSPAGSPTPAQMIPGQPPSQGLAIGSMVCGILAFLGCCVWYLAGPLALVAVVLGHIAISKVKANPAANGGKGMARTGLILGYLGLLGAAVFAALTIWASTLSPQETEDMILKWIPEAQRQEFREKFEAEKAKQQQR from the coding sequence ATGAACTGGTTTTACGCAAAGAACGGCTCGCAGCAGGGGCCGCTGTCCACCGAAGACATGAAAAGCCGAATCGCCATGGGCGAGATCGGACCAAACGATCTGGGGTGGTGCGAAGGCATGTCCGACTGGCTGCCGGTCGGACAGATCCCCCAGCTCAAGATCGAGGCACCCGTGAGGGAGGAAGGGCCGCCGCCGTCGGTATTCGGCGGAGCTCCGTCGCCTTACCAGGCCCCATCGTCGCCCGCGGGCTCGCCGACTCCAGCCCAGATGATCCCGGGCCAGCCCCCCTCCCAGGGCCTGGCGATCGGATCGATGGTCTGCGGCATTCTCGCATTCCTCGGGTGCTGTGTGTGGTATCTCGCCGGTCCGTTGGCGTTGGTCGCGGTGGTCCTCGGACACATCGCCATCTCCAAGGTCAAGGCCAATCCGGCGGCGAACGGTGGCAAAGGCATGGCCCGCACGGGGCTGATTCTCGGCTATCTGGGTTTGCTCGGAGCCGCTGTCTTCGCGGCATTGACCATTTGGGCATCGACCCTTTCTCCGCAAGAAACGGAGGACATGATCCTCAAGTGGATCCCCGAAGCACAGCGTCAGGAGTTCCGCGAGAAGTTCGAGGCGGAAAAGGCCAAGCAGCAGCAGCGCTGA
- a CDS encoding GYF domain-containing protein, whose product MPHWYYGSSAGQSGPVEEQELRALIASGGVSPETLVWRDGMKDWLPLSSVPELRGDVVTPYITPGPGGYVPGYYQPVAPTSGLAIASMVCGIVGIVACYIHGLLGLPAVICGHLALSQINGSSLPMAGRGMAIAGLVLGYIGIAMSVGFILFFVFAISSAYP is encoded by the coding sequence ATGCCCCACTGGTACTACGGATCCTCGGCCGGTCAGAGCGGCCCGGTGGAAGAGCAGGAACTCCGGGCGCTGATCGCCTCCGGCGGCGTCAGCCCCGAGACGCTGGTCTGGCGTGACGGCATGAAGGATTGGCTGCCGCTCAGCTCGGTTCCGGAACTACGGGGGGATGTTGTGACCCCGTATATCACGCCGGGCCCTGGTGGCTACGTGCCGGGCTACTATCAACCGGTCGCGCCGACCAGCGGCTTGGCGATTGCCAGCATGGTCTGCGGGATCGTCGGGATCGTCGCGTGCTACATCCACGGGTTGTTGGGGCTGCCCGCCGTCATCTGCGGGCATCTCGCCCTTTCCCAGATCAATGGCAGCTCCCTGCCGATGGCCGGACGTGGCATGGCCATTGCGGGATTGGTGCTGGGCTACATTGGCATCGCCATGAGTGTGGGATTCATCCTGTTTTTCGTATTCGCCATTTCCTCGGCGTATCCCTAG
- the fabV gene encoding enoyl-ACP reductase FabV: protein MIISPKIRGFICTTAHPDGCAAHVQEQIDYVKSKPPLKNAPKRVLVVGSSTGYGLSSRIVPAFGGGASTIGVFFEKESSEGKCGTAGWYNSVAFENAAAKEGLYARSFNGDAFSNEMKQQVIDAIKADLGQVDMIIYSLASPRRTDPNTGEVYKSVLKPTGETYTNKNLNTDKKQVDSVTIEPANADEIAQTVKVMGGEDWKLWIDAMKAAGVLADGFKTVAYSYIGPELTWAIYTDGTIGRAKLHLEQTAKDLNAAFGEGTAVVSVNKALVTQASSAIPVVPLYISILYKIMKAKGLHEGCIEQIHRLFADHYGADGGPQLDEKGRVRIDDWEMRPEVQAEVEKIWGTVTTETLDDVADFEGYQKEFYRLFGFGLAGVDYAAETDPTRSLPSAS, encoded by the coding sequence ATGATCATTTCCCCGAAAATCCGCGGATTCATCTGCACCACCGCTCATCCCGACGGGTGCGCCGCCCATGTCCAGGAGCAGATCGACTACGTGAAGTCGAAGCCCCCGCTGAAGAATGCCCCGAAGCGCGTGCTGGTAGTTGGGTCCTCAACGGGTTACGGGCTTTCCTCGCGGATCGTGCCGGCGTTCGGCGGCGGAGCCTCGACCATCGGGGTGTTCTTCGAAAAGGAGAGCAGCGAAGGCAAGTGCGGCACGGCCGGCTGGTACAACTCGGTCGCCTTTGAGAATGCCGCTGCCAAGGAAGGCCTCTACGCCAGGAGCTTCAATGGCGACGCCTTCTCGAATGAGATGAAGCAGCAGGTGATCGACGCCATCAAGGCCGACCTCGGCCAGGTGGACATGATCATTTACAGCCTCGCCTCACCGCGGCGGACCGACCCGAATACCGGCGAAGTTTACAAGTCGGTGCTCAAGCCGACCGGCGAGACCTACACCAACAAGAACCTCAACACCGACAAGAAGCAGGTCGATAGCGTGACCATCGAGCCCGCAAACGCGGACGAGATCGCGCAGACCGTGAAGGTCATGGGCGGCGAGGACTGGAAGCTGTGGATCGACGCGATGAAAGCTGCCGGCGTGCTGGCGGACGGCTTCAAGACGGTGGCTTATTCCTACATCGGCCCCGAGCTGACATGGGCGATTTACACCGATGGCACGATCGGCCGCGCCAAGCTCCACCTGGAGCAGACTGCCAAGGATCTGAACGCCGCCTTCGGCGAGGGCACCGCGGTCGTTTCGGTGAACAAGGCGCTCGTCACGCAGGCCAGCTCGGCGATCCCGGTGGTGCCGCTATATATCTCCATCCTCTACAAGATCATGAAGGCGAAGGGCCTCCATGAGGGCTGCATCGAGCAGATCCACCGCCTGTTCGCCGATCACTACGGCGCGGATGGCGGGCCTCAGCTCGACGAAAAGGGCCGCGTCCGCATCGACGATTGGGAGATGCGTCCCGAGGTGCAGGCCGAGGTCGAGAAGATCTGGGGCACGGTGACCACCGAGACGCTTGACGACGTGGCGGATTTCGAGGGCTATCAGAAGGAGTTCTACCGCCTCTTCGGCTTCGGCCTCGCTGGCGTGGACTATGCTGCCGAAACCGATCCTACCCGCTCGCTGCCGAGCGCTTCCTAA
- a CDS encoding HigA family addiction module antitoxin, translating to MKTKVTAIARDPLKVPKPLSNAAAAVIRDTLEHHGVSQAEAAKAMKISTAQLSDVIRQRKGVSAAMALRFQFCFGVPADLIIRLQAQHDFQKAYHTKGPEIRQEVKALT from the coding sequence ATGAAAACGAAAGTCACCGCCATCGCCCGGGATCCGCTCAAGGTCCCCAAGCCCCTCTCCAACGCCGCCGCCGCCGTCATCAGGGACACGCTTGAGCATCATGGCGTCTCGCAAGCTGAGGCCGCAAAGGCGATGAAGATTAGCACCGCCCAACTCAGCGACGTCATCCGGCAGCGCAAGGGAGTCAGTGCCGCCATGGCCCTGCGCTTCCAGTTTTGCTTCGGCGTCCCGGCGGACCTCATCATCCGCCTGCAAGCGCAGCACGATTTCCAAAAGGCTTACCACACCAAGGGGCCGGAAATCCGCCAGGAGGTCAAAGCCCTCACCTGA
- a CDS encoding zinc-dependent peptidase yields MTDGLWILLGGLAVVAVLVFWHAGCAARRRRKLQSLRLDARQRGIVAEAFPLWEEVPEEIRMETEGWMHVFLSEMTFEACGGLAEVTEEMRLAIAAPACLLIARRPQDFYERLRSILVYPDAFTVKDEWGMEDIRLGESWGYGSVVLSWETVKQGDLNPEDGLNVVLHEFAHQLDQSDGAADGVPELEELEDYGKWSEAFLPAYDAFCERVNAGKRSVLDDYGAESPAEFFAVATETFFERAKGLKREEPEIYAELVRFYGMDPSEWR; encoded by the coding sequence ATGACCGATGGCTTGTGGATTCTGCTAGGTGGGCTGGCTGTGGTGGCGGTCCTTGTCTTCTGGCACGCCGGTTGCGCCGCGCGCCGTCGTCGCAAGCTGCAGTCGTTGCGCCTCGATGCGCGGCAGCGGGGGATCGTGGCCGAGGCCTTTCCGCTGTGGGAAGAGGTCCCCGAAGAGATCCGGATGGAGACCGAGGGGTGGATGCATGTCTTCCTGTCCGAGATGACTTTCGAGGCCTGCGGCGGTCTCGCCGAGGTGACGGAAGAAATGCGCCTCGCGATCGCGGCACCGGCCTGCCTGCTGATCGCGCGGCGACCGCAGGACTTCTACGAGAGGCTTCGTAGTATCCTCGTCTATCCGGATGCCTTCACCGTGAAAGACGAGTGGGGGATGGAAGACATCCGCCTCGGTGAATCGTGGGGCTACGGCAGCGTGGTGCTATCGTGGGAGACCGTGAAGCAGGGCGACCTGAATCCCGAGGACGGCCTGAACGTGGTGCTGCACGAGTTCGCCCATCAACTCGACCAGAGCGATGGTGCCGCGGATGGGGTGCCGGAGTTGGAGGAACTCGAGGACTACGGCAAGTGGTCGGAGGCCTTCCTTCCGGCGTACGATGCCTTCTGCGAGCGGGTGAATGCCGGCAAGCGCAGCGTGTTGGACGACTACGGTGCGGAGAGTCCGGCCGAGTTTTTCGCGGTGGCCACCGAGACCTTCTTCGAGCGCGCCAAGGGCCTGAAGCGCGAGGAGCCGGAGATTTATGCGGAATTGGTGAGGTTCTATGGGATGGATCCATCCGAGTGGAGGTGA
- a CDS encoding CorA family divalent cation transporter: MSKCSDFPYLPQFFECEDEILDQLSNRPGNQRCVVGRDELLLVVHEVPEAGSPDRVPLIFWRRQDETWIDNGGHKGLRKLGELLDRYTKLLDEKEDIIDEADTAQEIFDLARIAAPLGRASRNLGLAIDQTLVHDEDNRELRSYRDRAREVERASEQLSHDAKLTLEFWKAERGEEQQATAEKLNKIAFRLNLLAGFFLPLVALGGLFGMNVDLPDFVDGWFWVIFCGGLTLGGTLVWLVARKTGAGS, encoded by the coding sequence ATGTCGAAGTGCAGCGACTTTCCCTACCTCCCGCAGTTCTTCGAATGCGAGGACGAGATCTTGGATCAACTGAGCAACCGTCCCGGCAACCAGCGTTGTGTGGTCGGGCGAGATGAGTTGTTGCTGGTGGTCCACGAGGTCCCCGAAGCGGGTTCTCCAGACCGCGTGCCGCTGATCTTCTGGCGGAGGCAGGATGAGACGTGGATCGATAACGGCGGGCACAAGGGGCTGCGCAAGCTCGGCGAGCTGCTCGACCGCTATACCAAGCTCCTCGACGAGAAAGAGGATATCATCGACGAGGCGGACACCGCGCAGGAGATCTTCGACCTCGCGAGGATCGCGGCACCGCTGGGCCGGGCGTCCCGCAACCTTGGCCTGGCGATCGACCAAACGCTGGTGCACGATGAGGATAACCGCGAGTTGAGATCCTACCGCGACCGCGCCCGGGAAGTCGAACGTGCGTCCGAGCAGCTCAGCCACGACGCGAAGCTGACACTGGAGTTTTGGAAAGCCGAGCGTGGCGAGGAGCAGCAAGCGACGGCGGAGAAGCTCAACAAGATCGCGTTTCGACTGAACCTGCTCGCGGGCTTTTTCCTGCCCTTGGTGGCGCTTGGCGGACTCTTCGGCATGAATGTCGATCTCCCAGACTTCGTGGACGGCTGGTTCTGGGTGATCTTCTGCGGTGGCCTGACGCTCGGTGGCACCTTGGTGTGGCTGGTAGCTCGCAAGACGGGAGCGGGATCATGA
- a CDS encoding leucine-rich repeat domain-containing protein: MSQNCLAAQPHQSCSLLAFISWVSAFPLPTPTPNLAMTANEQAIYNEALQRIEECRRSGGAVLNLCGIGLTCLPPEVGRLTALTELYLHSNQLTSLPPEIGGLTALTELSLHSNQLTSLPREIGKLTALTTLSLNRNQLATLPPEIGKLTALTTLSLNRNQLATLPPEIGKLAALRELYLHSNQLTALPSDIGKLTALRELYLDRNQLATLPSDIGKLTALTELYLDRNQLATLPSEIGKLAPLTTLNLNRNQLGALPSDIGKLAALTTLYLHGNQLATLPPDIGKLSALRTLSLNSNQLATLPPDIGKLTALTALNLDSNQLTTLPTEIGRLTALTTLSLHSNQLATLPPDISRLTALRTLYLDHNQLATLPPEIGKLTALTKLSLHRNQLISLPPEIGKLTTLTTLSLNSNQLAALPPNIGRLPALMEIFLHENPGLGIPESVLGPTLREVHHPLNPAPPTSPRAIFDFYFALQQQGEAPMREVRTLLVGRGRVGKTSLIKALQNRPVDLQEKETPGISVEELPLHCAQADATARIWDFGGQEFLHGTHQIFLSERCVYVLVMEGREGSWEQETDYWLRFIQSFGGDSPVIVALGKYDLHPFSVDRHRLKERCPHIAGFVQVDAVTGRGIAELRTLLEETVSGMPEVWHGVPKKWHRIKQELESMASSHLAYREYQALCRRLDVTAEGEQDSLAQTLHRLGVALNFRDHHRLRNTSVLKPQWVTEAIYGLIRHTQQQDCHGVLREEDLGEALKPAEEYPPELHGFVLGLMEKFEVAFTLGETHASGKSWLIPELLGEEQPDAFLQFRSEGVRRLRFSYPEALPPGLLPRLIVRTREMSDSHPGWRWRSGVVLEWCGCQALVRLDRLERRTDVAICGGTLEERQALFDIIRSHLIVLHGNVRAVEETEIDGHPGVWVKVAKLRLEERKGTKQFDELISDVEEAAVEVSKELDQVESDAATEASGPDPKRRIHLFISYAHVNEKELIPFRQNLALLSQQGYIQIWHDRNLVAGEKWETGVLDELGRAEIVLLFYTTGARISSFIQKTELRISLDRSDKNECVLIWVPLERNDLDKTHPLEKRLSAITCGTVDKKKIYDFEPNQIGWMQVEESIRNAVEKRRCLAGDKDHLGPRFPGH; the protein is encoded by the coding sequence ATGAGCCAGAATTGCCTCGCCGCCCAACCCCACCAGTCCTGTAGTCTGCTGGCATTCATTTCCTGGGTTTCCGCCTTTCCCCTTCCCACCCCCACACCGAATCTCGCCATGACCGCCAATGAGCAGGCCATTTACAACGAGGCTCTGCAGCGAATCGAAGAGTGCCGCCGCAGTGGCGGAGCCGTGCTCAATCTTTGCGGCATTGGCCTCACCTGTCTGCCCCCGGAGGTTGGCAGGCTCACCGCACTGACGGAGCTTTACCTTCACAGCAACCAGTTGACCTCCCTGCCGCCCGAAATCGGCGGGCTCACCGCGCTGACAGAACTTTCCCTCCACAGCAACCAGTTGACCTCCCTGCCGCGCGAAATCGGCAAGCTCACCGCGCTGACCACGCTTTCCCTCAACCGCAATCAACTTGCCACCCTGCCGCCCGAAATCGGCAAGCTCACCGCACTGACCACGCTTTCCCTCAACCGCAATCAACTCGCCACCTTGCCACCCGAAATCGGCAAGCTCGCCGCGCTGAGAGAGCTTTACCTTCACAGCAATCAACTGACCGCCCTGCCGTCCGACATCGGCAAGCTCACCGCGCTGAGGGAGCTTTACCTCGATCGCAACCAATTGGCCACCCTGCCATCCGACATCGGCAAGCTCACCGCGCTAACGGAGCTTTACCTCGATCGCAACCAGTTGGCCACCCTGCCATCTGAGATAGGAAAGCTCGCCCCACTGACGACACTTAATCTCAATCGCAACCAATTGGGCGCCCTGCCATCCGACATCGGCAAGCTCGCCGCGCTGACGACGCTTTACCTCCACGGCAACCAACTGGCGACCTTGCCACCCGACATCGGCAAGCTCTCCGCACTGAGGACGCTTTCGCTCAACAGCAACCAACTGGCCACCTTGCCCCCCGACATCGGCAAGCTCACCGCACTGACGGCGCTCAATCTCGACAGCAACCAATTGACCACCCTGCCAACCGAGATCGGCAGGCTCACCGCGCTGACGACGCTTTCCCTCCACAGCAACCAACTCGCCACCCTGCCACCCGACATCAGCAGGCTCACGGCACTGAGGACGCTTTATCTCGACCACAATCAACTGGCCACCTTGCCGCCCGAGATCGGCAAGCTCACCGCATTGACGAAGCTTTCCCTCCATCGCAACCAATTGATCAGCCTGCCACCCGAGATTGGCAAGCTCACGACATTGACGACGCTTTCCCTCAACAGCAACCAACTCGCCGCCCTGCCACCGAACATCGGCAGGCTCCCCGCACTGATGGAGATCTTCCTTCATGAGAATCCGGGATTGGGCATCCCCGAGTCCGTCCTTGGTCCCACGCTTCGCGAGGTGCACCATCCCTTGAATCCGGCTCCGCCCACGAGCCCCCGGGCGATCTTCGATTTCTATTTTGCTCTCCAGCAGCAGGGCGAAGCACCGATGCGGGAAGTCAGGACGCTGCTGGTGGGGCGCGGACGGGTGGGCAAGACGTCCTTGATCAAGGCGCTACAAAACAGGCCGGTGGATCTCCAGGAGAAGGAAACGCCGGGGATCTCCGTGGAGGAGTTGCCGCTGCACTGCGCGCAGGCTGATGCCACGGCCCGTATCTGGGACTTCGGCGGCCAGGAATTCCTCCATGGCACCCACCAGATCTTTCTAAGCGAGCGCTGTGTCTACGTGTTGGTCATGGAGGGCCGGGAGGGTAGTTGGGAGCAGGAAACGGACTACTGGCTGCGCTTCATCCAGAGCTTCGGCGGAGACAGTCCGGTGATCGTGGCACTGGGGAAATACGACCTGCACCCCTTTTCAGTGGACCGGCACCGACTGAAGGAGCGGTGCCCGCATATCGCAGGATTCGTGCAGGTGGATGCCGTCACGGGCCGAGGCATCGCGGAGTTGCGCACCCTGCTGGAGGAGACAGTGAGCGGGATGCCAGAGGTGTGGCACGGCGTGCCCAAGAAGTGGCACCGCATCAAGCAGGAACTGGAGTCAATGGCGAGCAGCCACTTGGCCTATCGGGAGTATCAGGCGCTCTGCCGCAGGCTTGATGTGACGGCGGAGGGCGAGCAGGACAGCCTGGCGCAGACGCTGCACCGGCTGGGGGTCGCGCTGAACTTCCGCGACCACCACCGGCTGCGAAATACCAGCGTGCTCAAGCCGCAATGGGTGACGGAGGCGATCTACGGGCTGATTCGCCACACCCAGCAGCAAGATTGCCACGGCGTGCTGAGGGAAGAGGACCTCGGGGAGGCTCTCAAGCCAGCGGAAGAGTATCCGCCGGAGTTGCATGGCTTCGTGTTGGGCCTGATGGAAAAATTCGAGGTGGCCTTCACGCTCGGGGAGACGCATGCCTCCGGAAAGAGCTGGCTGATCCCGGAGTTGCTTGGGGAAGAACAGCCGGACGCTTTCCTCCAATTCCGGAGTGAGGGAGTACGCCGCCTGCGCTTCTCCTACCCGGAGGCCCTGCCGCCGGGCCTGCTACCGCGACTGATCGTCAGGACCCGGGAGATGAGCGACTCCCACCCTGGTTGGCGCTGGCGCAGCGGGGTGGTGCTGGAGTGGTGCGGCTGCCAGGCATTGGTCCGGCTGGATCGGTTGGAACGTAGGACGGATGTCGCCATATGCGGTGGCACCCTGGAAGAGCGACAGGCCCTGTTCGATATCATCCGTTCCCACTTGATCGTGCTCCACGGAAACGTGCGCGCGGTTGAAGAAACCGAGATCGACGGCCATCCGGGTGTCTGGGTGAAAGTGGCGAAACTCCGGTTGGAGGAACGCAAGGGCACCAAACAATTCGACGAATTGATATCCGATGTCGAGGAGGCTGCGGTCGAGGTCTCTAAGGAACTGGACCAAGTGGAGAGCGATGCCGCCACTGAAGCCAGCGGGCCGGACCCGAAACGGAGAATCCATCTCTTTATCAGCTATGCCCATGTGAACGAGAAGGAGCTCATTCCTTTCCGCCAGAATCTGGCGCTCCTGAGCCAGCAGGGCTACATCCAGATCTGGCACGACCGGAATCTGGTGGCGGGTGAGAAGTGGGAAACGGGCGTCCTGGATGAATTGGGCCGGGCCGAAATCGTATTGCTGTTCTACACCACGGGCGCCCGGATCTCTTCCTTCATCCAGAAGACGGAGCTGAGAATTTCACTGGACCGATCGGACAAGAATGAATGCGTCTTGATTTGGGTGCCCCTGGAGAGGAACGACTTGGATAAGACGCATCCTCTCGAGAAGCGGCTAAGCGCCATCACTTGCGGGACGGTGGACAAGAAAAAGATCTACGACTTCGAGCCCAACCAAATCGGGTGGATGCAAGTGGAAGAGTCCATCCGCAACGCGGTGGAGAAAAGGAGATGTCTGGCGGGAGACAAAGATCATTTGGGACCGCGTTTCCCGGGGCATTGA